One region of Oryza sativa Japonica Group chromosome 5, ASM3414082v1 genomic DNA includes:
- the LOC4338764 gene encoding gibberellin receptor GID1 has translation MAGSDEVNRNECKTVVPLHTWVLISNFKLSYNILRRADGTFERDLGEYLDRRVPANARPLEGVSSFDHIIDQSVGLEVRIYRAAAEGDAEEGAAAVTRPILEFLTDAPAAEPFPVIIFFHGGSFVHSSASSTIYDSLCRRFVKLSKGVVVSVNYRRAPEHRYPCAYDDGWTALKWVMSQPFMRSGGDAQARVFLSGDSSGGNIAHHVAVRAADEGVKVCGNILLNAMFGGTERTESERRLDGKYFVTLQDRDWYWKAYLPEDADRDHPACNPFGPNGRRLGGLPFAKSLIIVSGLDLTCDRQLAYADALREDGHHVKVVQCENATVGFYLLPNTVHYHEVMEEISDFLNANLYY, from the exons ATGGCCGGCAGCGACGAGGTCAACCGCAACGAGTGCAAG ACGGTGGTGCCGCTCCACACATGGGTGCTCATCTCCAACTTCAAGCTGTCGTACAACATTCTGCGGCGGGCGGACGGGACGTTCGAGCGGGACCTCGGGGAGTACCTGGACAGGAGGGTGCCGGCGAACGCGCGGCCGCTGGAGGGGGTGTCGTCGTTCGACCACATCATCGACCAGTCGGTGGGGCTGGAGGTGCGCATctaccgggcggcggcggagggtgacgcggaggagggggcggcggcggtgacgcggCCCATCCTTGAGTTCCTGACGGACGCGCCAGCGGCGGAGCCGTTCCCGGTGATCATATTCTTCCACGGCGGCAGCTTCGTGCACTCGTCGGCCAGCTCGACCATCTACGACAGTCTGTGCCGCCGGTTCGTGAAGCTGAGCAAGGGCGTCGTGGTGTCCGTCAACTACCGGCGCGCGCCGGAGCACCGCTACCCGTGCGCGTACGACGACGGGTGGACCGCGCTCAAGTGGGTCATGTCGCAGCCGTTCatgcgcagcggcggcgacgcgcaggCCCGCGTGTTCCTCTCCGGCGACAGCTCCGGCGGCAACATCGCCCACCAcgtcgccgtccgcgccgccgacgagggcgTCAAGGTCTGCGGCAACATCCTGCTCAACGCCATGTTCGGCGGCACCGAGCGCACGGAGTCggagcggcggctcgacggcaaGTACTTCGTGACGCTCCAGGACAGGGACTGGTACTGGAAGGCGTACCTGCCGGAGGACGCCGACCGGGACCATCCGGCGTGCAACCCGTTCGGCCCGAACGGCcggcggctcgggggcctcCCCTTCGCCAAGAGCCTCATCATCGTGTCGGGCCTGGACCTCACCTGCGACCGGCAGCTCGCCTACGCCGACGCCCTCCGGGAGGACGGCCACCACGTCAAGGTTGTCCAATGCGAGAACGCCACGGTGGGGTTCTACCTGTTGCCCAACACCGTCCACTACCACGAGGTCATGGAGGAGATCTCCGACTTCCTCAACGCTAACCTCTACTACTAG